From a single Vicia villosa cultivar HV-30 ecotype Madison, WI unplaced genomic scaffold, Vvil1.0 ctg.002743F_1_1, whole genome shotgun sequence genomic region:
- the LOC131639705 gene encoding uncharacterized protein LOC131639705, whose product MAGVVPTEMYANSPRRTAQFARNAQGGANTEMKTGILQLVYANPFTGMDHEDPFAHLTKFYEIAGSTGVDAANEESLFKRLFPHSLIGKAKEWYLDQLPNVMTDWNLLEEKFLERYFPQSRFMEAKTAIAVFNQGSNESLNEAWERFKSMLRKCKGHEDAIMIIDRMALNELQTQHDRSPSQRKPGVLELNTNDAILAQNKILSQQVELLTKQMSKLPQQMKEIYGMQMTSHVASCELCQGYQRQPPPHNNPYQRNNQGFHPSRFGNQHYQHQSPYQSSNPQGQGQQSQGGSSKLEDTLTQFMQASMANQRSNEAAIKNLENQVGQLAKQLSEQQPGAYFSANTQTNPKEHCKAIVTRSGKEVNSGVNEEFIVEDEEEVIVEDEEEEVIVENEGEKSEEKIEEELVEKERKEKEEREKNDKKVKRNKKRNENMLTKKKKYTDEETVVLDAHCSAIIQKTPPRKEADPGRVILPITIGGNYISNGLVDLGSSINLIPLSVVKRLGNIEMKHTRITLQLADKSIISPYGVVQDMLVKVDKFLFPVDFVVVDMEEDRDVPLILGRPFMKTTRMMIDVDDGIMKVRVQDKEVIFTLFESMKPPKDEHDNFRIDDEKGEIIEVENQFHKEKDKANHEGKTHHKNFKVGQMVLVCNSRLKVFPSKLKSKWSGPFVVKEVRNYGAIVVEDPKTQESWTVKEQRLKVYHDG is encoded by the exons ATGGCGGGTGTTGTTCCAACCGAAATGTACGCCAATAGTCCAAGACGCACCGCCCAATTTGCACGCAATGCTCAAGGTGGAGCAAATACGGAGATGAAGACCGGAATCCTCCAACTTGTTTATGCAAATCCATTCACCGGAATGGATCATGAGGATCCTTTCGCACATCTCACCAAATTTTACGAGATTGCGGGTTCAACGGGGGTTGATGCGGCGAATGAAGAATCATTGTTCAAGAGGCTATTTCCACATTCATTAATTGGGAAAGCTaaagaatggtatcttgatcaattaccaaatgtgatgacggATTGGAATCTATTGGAAGAAAAGTTTTTAGAACGATATTTTCCTCAATCCCGATTCATGGAGGCCAAAACGGCAATCGCGGTGTTCAACCAAGGAAGCAACGAATCTCTTAATGAAGCGTGGGAAAGATTCAAATCCATGCTTAGAAAATGCAAGGGTCATG AGGATGCAATAATGATAATTGATCGTATGGCACTCAATGAACTCCAAACTCAACATGATAGGAGTCCATCACAAAGAAAGCCGGGTGTTCTTGAATTAAACACCAATGATGccatccttgctcaaaacaagATTCTCTCTCAACAAGTTGAGTTACTCACTAAGCAAATGTCGAAGCTTCCACAACAAATGAAGGAAATTTATGGGATGCAAATGACTTCTCACGTAGCAAGTTGTGAACTTTGTCAAG gttatcaaaggcaacctccacctCACAACAATCCTTACCAAAGAAACAACCAAGGATTCCATCCTTCAAGATTCGGAAATCAACACTATCAACATCAAAGTCCTTATCAAAGTTCAAATCCACAAGGCCAAGGTCAACAATCTCAAGGTGGAAGCTCAAAATTGGAAGACACTCTTacacaattcatgcaagcatccatGGCTAACCAAAGGAGCAATGAAGCGGCCATAAAGAATTTAGAAAATCAAGTGGGCCAACTTGCAAAGCAATTGTCCGAGCAACAACCGGGAGCATATTTTTCCGCCAACACCCAAACCAATccaaaggagcattgcaaagccatTGTTACAAGAAGTGGGAAAGAGGTGAATAGTGGTGTAAATGAAGAGTTTATAGTGGAAGATGAGGAGGAAGTAatagttgaagatgaagaggaggaAGTGATAGTTGAAAATGAGGGAGAAAAGAGTGAGGAGAAAATTGAGGAAGAATTAGTTGAAAAAGagcggaaagaaaaagaagaaagagagaagaatGACAAAAAGGTGAAGAGGAATAAAAAGAGAAATGAGAAC atgctcacaaagaaaaagaagtacaCGGATGAAGAGACGGTTGTGCTTGATGCTCATTGTAGTGCAATTATTCAAAAAACTCCACCAAGAAAGGAAGCCGATCCGGGACGAGTCATTTTACCGATCACCATTGGAGGTAACTACATTAGTAATGGTTTGGTTGATTTGGGGTCTAGCATCAATTTAATACCTTTATCCGTTGTCAAGAGATTGGGGAACATTGAGATGAAACACACCAGGATAACTTTGCAACTAGCCGATAAGTCTATCATTTCACCATATGGAGTTGTACAAGACATGCTGGTAAAGGTGGACAAATTTTTGTTCCCGGTTGATTTTGTGGTAGTCGACATGGAGGAGGATCGTGATGTGCCATTAatacttggaagaccattcatgaagaccacccgaatgatgattgatgtCGACGATGGGATTATGAAAGTAAGGGTGCAAGATAAAGAGGTAATTTTTACTCTTTTTGAGTCTATGAAGCCTCCTAAGGATGAGCATGACAACTTCCGAATCGATGATGAAAAAGGAGAAATCATTGAGGTGGAGAATCAATTTCACAAGGAAAAGGACAAGGCAAATCATGAGGGAAAGACTCATCACAAAAACTTTAAAGTTGGACAAATGGTGCTTGTGTGCAATTCAAGACTCAAGGTGTTTCCTAGCAAGTTAAAGTCAAAGTGGTCGGGGCCATTTGTTGTGAAAGAGGTGCGAAATTATGGAGCCATTGTGGTGGAGGACCCTAAAACACAAGAAAGCTGGACTGTAAAGGAACAAAGACTCAAAGTCTACCACGATGGATAA